In Quercus robur chromosome 11, dhQueRobu3.1, whole genome shotgun sequence, the following proteins share a genomic window:
- the LOC126704623 gene encoding GDP-L-galactose phosphorylase 2-like, producing the protein MTRVLTIKRVPTVVSNYQEDSNNEDNNSERALGCTRNCLGKCCLPVSKLPLYTFKIDREHPIEDGNVNVNSSEELPQVFFLHNLLLGQWEDRMRRGLFRYDVTNCETKVIPGKYGFIAQLNEGRHLKKRLTEFRVDQVLQPFNDSKFNFTKVGQEEVLFRFEPSNDNKSHFFPSADIYDLIYMLFNVSPIEYGHVLMIPRLLDYLPQRIDHKSFLFAVHMAREAADPLFRVGYNSLGAFATINHLHYQAYYLAVPLPVEKASNRRVGGEKGPCDKGVVVSELWNYPTRGLVFEGGNTISDLSDVAASSCICLQKKNVPFNVLISDCGKRIFLFPQCFAEKQALGEVSQEILDTQVNPAVWEISGHIVLKRRKDFDDASEAYAWRLLAEVSLSEARFQEVKDYVFEAAGLQKANVEENNINEKESLYKPPARSPAAPHLPRDCSVHQ; encoded by the exons ATGACGAGGGTGCTGACTATCAAGAGGGTTCCAACAGTGGTTTCGAATTACCAGGAGGACAGTAATAATGAAGATAATAATTCTGAGAGAGCCTTAGGGTGCACAAGGAATTGTCTGGGAAAGTGCTGCTTACCTG TCTCAAAGCTTCCTCTATATACGTTCAAGATAGACAGAGAGCATCCTATTGAAGATGGAAATGTGAATGTGAATTCGTCTGAAGAGCTACCTCAGGTATTTTTCCTTCACAATTTGTTGCTTGGACAGTGGGAGGATCGAATGAGGCGTGGTCTTTTTCGCTACGACGTAACCAATTGTGAGACAAAGGTTATCCCTGGGAAATACGGATTTATTGCCCAGCTAAACGAAGGTCGCCACCTGAAGAAACGGCTCACTGAATTTCGGGTCGACCAGGTTCTTCAGCCCTTTAATGACAGTAAATTCAACTTCACCAAAGTTGGCCAAGAAGAAGTGCTGTTCAGGTTTGAACCAAGCAATGACAACAAGAGCCACTTCTTCCCTAGCGCAGATATATATGACCTTATTTATATGCTTTTTAAT GTGAGCCCTATTGAGTATGGACATGTTCTAATGATACCTCGGCTTCTCGACTACTTGCCACAGAGGATCGACCATAAGAGCTTCTTATTTGCAGTTCATATGGCTAGAGAAGCAGCAGATCCCTTGTTTAGAGTGGGTTACAACAGCTTGGGTGCTTTTGCCACTATTAACCACCTGCACTACCAA GCATATTACTTGGCAGTGCCCTTACCAGTTGAGAAAGCTTCAAACCGAAGAGTAGGTGGGGAGAAAGGGCCGTGCGATAAAGGAGTGGTTGTTTCAGAGCTGTGGAATTATCCAACACGAGGTCTTGTTTTTGAGGGTGGAAATACGATAAGCGATTTATCTGATGTAGCTGCTAGTTCTTGCATTTGCCTGCAGAAAAAAAATGTCCCTTTCAATGTGCTCATCTCTGATTGTGGGAAAAGGATCTTTTTGTTTCCTCAG TGTTTTGCTGAGAAACAAGCACTTGGAGAAGTAAGCCAGGAGATATTGGACACTCAAGTAAACCCGGCAGTATGGGAGATCAGCGGACACATAGTGTTGAAAAGAAGGAAGGATTTTGATGATGCATCAGAGGCGTATGCATGGAGACTTCTTGCTGAGGTTTCTTTATCAGAAGCAAGGTTTCAAGAGGTGAAGGATTATGTATTTGAAGCAGCAGGATTGCAGAAGGCAAATGTGGAAGAGAATAACATAAACGAAAAAGAATCTCTTTACAAGCCACCTGCTCGTAGTCCAGCTGCCCCACAT